In Juglans regia cultivar Chandler chromosome 13, Walnut 2.0, whole genome shotgun sequence, the DNA window tttaaatctttgttTCTTGATATCCTCACACTGAGTGGCTGAAAGTTAGAACAACATTAAACAAAATCCACCTAAACTTGTTCACTGTCTAATCTAAATAAACTTCATATCCTTgatttgttctctctctctctcttcctttctaaTTGGATCAGAATTAGAGCAAATCCTCATTTTCAAAACATCGCCTTAGAGACAAAAGGGATTTCCTAAAGGAGAGAGAATAGATTTACCAAGTCATGCCCAGTCATGTACCGACTGAGTTCCTCACGGAGAGAGTAGACTTCTCTTCCTGTTAAGTCCCTGGCAAGCTTGTTCACAATGCTGAGCTCAGAAAGAATTTGGCCAGCTCTCGCACGGCCAATTCCATGAATTTGCTGAAGGGCAATCTTTAGGCGCTTCTTGTCTGGAATCTCCCCTATTCCTCCTCCAATATTAATGCAATGGACACGCACACCATGAAGCTACACAAAAGAGTAGACACCGGCACAACACTCAGAAGGTCTAATTTTCCACTtgaatgagaagaaaatgaagggaaaaatcCCTTTACAAATTTTGAGTActagatttttaaattatttagaatCCTGGAAACTAGATACTTAACCCGCCTAAGCTTACTTGAATTGCAAAgactgtaaaaaagaaaaagaccatattgaataatatggaaaaaaaa includes these proteins:
- the LOC109018769 gene encoding small ribosomal subunit protein S13, mitochondrial-like; this encodes MLGLRASVATVSDIGLRILPNLSLHGVRVHCINIGGGIGEIPDKKRLKIALQQIHGIGRARAGQILSELSIVNKLARDLTGREVYSLREELSRYMTGHDLNNQVKKDIGRLMDIQCYRGIRHSQGLPCRGQRTHTNARTWRGKASPVAGKKKI